From the Daucus carota subsp. sativus chromosome 8, DH1 v3.0, whole genome shotgun sequence genome, one window contains:
- the LOC135148455 gene encoding uncharacterized protein LOC135148455: MVVDALANGALLSKSYNQAYEILETIGTNNYQWSSSRAQTGKKVAGIYDVDSITSMKAQLASMEHMLKNLSMGSNQSKEQSLSSQINQTKNISCVFCGEAHTYDSCPSNPESVFYMGNQNKGGLYSNTYNQSWRQHPNFSWNNQGEYIIKNEASRSQTEALVQSQAASLRNLENQVGQLANELRNRPHGTLPSDTEKPKGVGNEHCKAMTLKSGKVLGNNATDAKHDDYVEPSGNEEISDDKESDNDKVSPLRASPEKSHIQPQPPFPQRFQKKKQDVQFKKFLDVLKQLHINIPLVEALEQMPNYVKFMKDILTKKRRLGEFETVALTK; the protein is encoded by the exons ATGGTGGTGGATGCATTAGCAAATGGGGCTCTTCTCTCTAAGTCTTATAATCAGGCTTATGAAATTCTTGAGACAATTGGAACCAACAACTATCAGTGGTCATCTTCTAGAGCTCAAACAGGTAAAAAGGTAGCTGGAATCTATGACGTGGACTCTATAACTTCGATGAAGGCTCAACTAGCATCTATGGAGCATATGCTCAAGAATCTGAGCATGGGCAGTAATCAATCTAAGGAGCAATCCCTCAGTTCACAGATTAATCAAACCAAGAATATTTCTTGTGTATTTTGCGGTGAGGCTCATACTTATGATAGTTGTCCTTCTAATCCAGAATCTGTCTTTTACATGGGAAATCAAAATAAGGGTGGCCTTTACTCGAATACTTACAATCAGTCATGGAGGCAACATCCTAATTTTTCTTGGAACAATCAAGGG GAGTACatcatcaagaatgaagctagtaGATCTCAGACTGAAGCTCTGGTCCAAAGTCAAGCAGCATCCTTAAGAAACTTGGAAAATCAAGTTGGGCAACTAGCGAATGAGCTAAGAAATAGACCACATGGCACTCTCCCTAGCGACACCGAAAAGCCTAAGGGTGTTGGGAATGAGCATTGTAAAGCCATGACACTGAAAAGCGGAAAAGTTTTAGGGAACAATGCTACTGATGCCAAACATGATGATTATGTTGAACCTAGTGGCAATGAGGAAATTTCTGATGATAAAGAAAGCGATAATGACAAGGTATCTCCACTAAGGGCTTCTCCTGAAAAATCGCACATTCAGCCACAACCTCCATTTCCCCAACggtttcaaaagaaaaaacagGATGTTCAgttcaagaaatttcttgatgTTTTGAAGCAGCTTCACATCAATATTCCACTTGTAGAGGCTCTTGAGCAGATGCCTAATTACGTGAAATTCATGAAAGACATTCTTACAAAGAAGAGAAGGCTGGGGGAGTTTGAAACTGTAGCTCTAACGAAGTAG